CGTCGTGATCGCGACACGCCGCGTCCAATGGATTGATACCCCGAtcccctcgcgcgagtcgtttttgcagacgagtccccggcccgcaaaattggtagccgggtatatgcagctccaacggtagtcgatttatcacactgttCAGTAAACCGGCACCCTTGTAGCGTTTCATAGAACGCGAATTCTAacgtatcgcgtgtaaatcaCATTTCCAACTGAGGTGTGTTTTGATAGCGATCACCTATAAATAGGAAGCGCGTATCGATCGCTAACTAGTGGAATATTAAAGTTTgtcagacgacgacgacgtacAATGAATAACCGGGATAATAAGAAGGAGCGGAAGGAGGTGAATGTCGCAAACGTGTATCGCTAATCGTgtgtttaaaacaatatttttttttcaagataatgtccgaatcatgtatggaaatagagaTACTTTAGATCTAGCGACGAATATCCGAGCACCGCTCTTTCCAACATCCGATGCTGcgcactcgtcgcgtaataacaaggatgtaaaagagtctggtaaaaaatgaaatttgtacaaaaccGTACGCGatccgtgtgaaaaacatggatgataagacgcaaggggtttgtgagaaggcgtgcagacacggtaaaatgctgccaaacacgatacgcggtatcatttgcggcccctcgaattgcggtaaaaccaatgtgATGATCAGTCTGCTGGAAAGTCCGAACGgtgtacgtttcgaaaacgtgtacgtgtactcgaaatcgttgaatcaaccaaagtatcggtatctcgaaagattgctcggatcgatcgatgaaatcggTTACTTTACGTTCTCGGACAACGACACAATTGTACCGCACAGCGAGGCGTTACCGAATTCCGTATTTGTCTTCGACGATATAGCGTGCGACAAGCAGAATGCGATACGTGAGTACTTTGCTATGGGTCGACATTCAAAGGTCGATTGTTTCTATCTGTGCCAAACGTACGCGAAAATACCGaaacatctcgtgcgcgacaacgcgaatttactcgtaatattcaagcaggatGGAACAAACTTTAAGCACGTCTACAACGATCATGTGAATACGGACATGACGTACAAAGATTTCGGTACATTGTGTTACGCATGTTGGCGACACAAGTACGGATTTTTAgtgatagacaaggatagtgcgattaacgatggacgatacagacgtggttttaacgagtttgcggtaccgcggaatggttagtcgttctcgagacgttgacgatgacgctcgacacgaaagatatcgacgagagggagaagatcgcgaaggaaatcgctcgtacgagcgagtcgATTCGCAAGAAGCATCGGACGTTGAAGACGGGTAGAGTGGAGCAAGAGGCGCAATTGGAGAAACGGTTGAAACCGATCGTAGAGCCGTTGAAACGAATCGTCAAGAACATCAAGAGTGACGATGATTCGGTTGACGATCTCGAGATTACAAACGAACCGGATATCAAACGAAAGCGGTCAAGCttcgagaagaagaagaagaaaatcaagcgtACCCCGTTGACGACACCGATACAAGCCTCGACGCCGTTCCAGCCGCAAAAATTGGTGTTTGAATCGCCGATAAATTTACCAATCGAAAACGTGTTCGAAACCACGGACCCGTCTTTCGCGACATCCGTGAGacagacgatgcaaacgtcCGATGGTCGGGAAGCGCTGTACGGCCAAATGGGTCCGCTGGGCCGAGAGTACATCGGAGAGCTCTTGAGCGGTGACAAGAAGAGAGGGATCGACAACGTGTACGGCGTATACTTCAACGATGCGGGAACGTTTCTCGGGGACAAGACCTTCGACATTGATCGAGACGACAATTTGATCGTGGACGGTGTGAAATACGCTGGCACGCCCGgcctgtttgaattaatattcaaaagactttccgacgatacgctgtgtacggaggttgacaaacaaaagtacaagagcatactactcgctactaacgctcacagacgcggccataacgcgcatttacctgttttgggaaacaaaggatacaaatacaaacatatcatcACACCTCTGATATCTAAGAAAGGTGGAGGTGTTGCACATCTCGACAAGAGAGGTGCGGATCGCACGTTACCCAAGTGTAACGTACCACAGACCATGACTGTGACCGACAACGCGGTCGATTACGTGCACTGGgatcccgagtcgaaatttagcacctatattgaaccttaatcttttattttgaggtaggcataagagagtcaaagtagatgttatgcattgtatcgtatgtgtataatagcacctactttggcgctacaatatgtccgaaatttccttttttcctgctaaagcttcaaagtagggtttagttaaaaccctccgttgacccgctttagacgctgaaaatatatagattcctttttgccagcactacttttatgatattatcaagaaattctaatgattgcaaatgttcacaataaagaaaaatactaactataattttgattaacgataatttttatagcatacaatttaaaaatatcatcaatcaataccatttagttgaattttattatcttttgaaaatttgtatttattagaaatttcttgataatatcaaaatataatatcaaaattcaactattgagtattgatttttgatatttttaaaaattgtatgctattaaaattatcatcaattaaaattatatagttagtaattttctttattattgtgaagatttttgcaatcattagaatttcttgatatcataaaactagtgctgaaaatccatatacctttgtgattatattaaaaatattaaattaagatattaaatataaaataagatattaaaaacattacataatatttattgaattaaatattatttattaagtatatgtaatacatatagttaagagtagctggttgaagtttggaacgttcctggaacgattttttaaaaatgatttgtcgctcttgtccttttgcagggagaaagttttgagacccacaaacaaagtacaaaagagaccgatccgatacatgcgtcggaagacacccttatacccgaaaaacaacccccaaaatcacttaaacaattctagccaagctaaaaatgacttgtcgctcttttccttctgcacagagaaagttccgaggccctcacacgacatgcaaaaaagaccgatttgatacatgcgtcggaagacacccttatacccgaaaaaccacccccaaaatcacttaaaccattctagccaagctaaaaatgacttgtcgctcttttccttttgcacggagaaagttccgaggccctcacacgacatgcaaaaaagaccgatttgatacatgcgtcggaagacacccttatacccgaaaaaccacccccaaaatcacttaaacaattttagacaagctaaaaatgatttgtcgctcttttccttctgcacggagaaagttccaaAGCCCTTACacaacatgcaaaaaaaaccgatttgatacatgcgttggaagacacccttatacccgaaaaaccacccccaaaatcacttaaaccattctagccaagctaaaaatgacttgtcgctcttttcctgttgcacggagaaagttccgaggccctcacacgacatgcaaaaaagaccgattcgatacatgcgtcggaagacacccttatacccgaaaaaccacccccaaaatcacttaaacaattctagacaagctaaaaatgatttgtcgctcttttccttctgcacggagaaagttccaaAGCCCTTACACAACATGCAATAAAGAtcgatttgatacatgcgtcggaagacacccttatacccgaaaaaccacccccaaaatcacttaaacaattctagacaagctaaaaatgatttgtcgctcttttccttctgcacggagaaagttccaaAGCCTTTACACAACATgaaaaaaagaccgatttgatacatgcgtcggaaaacacccttatacccgaaaaaccacctcCAAAATCACTTTaaccattctagccaagctaaaaatgacttgtcgctcttttccttttgcacggagaaagttccgaggccctcacacgacatgcaaaaaaaaccgattcgatacatgcgtcggaagacacccttatacccgaaaaatcacccccaaaatcacttaaatgATTCTTGCCAAgttaagggtgtcttccgacgcatgtatcgaatcggtctcttttgcatgtcgcgTGAGGgcttcggaactttctccatgcagaagaaaaagagcgacaagtcatttttagcttggctagaatggtttaagtgattttgggggtggtttttcgggtataagggtgttttccaacgcatgtatcgaatcggtctcttttgcatgtcgtgtgagggcttcggaactttctccgtgcagaaggaaaagagcgacaagtcatttttagcttggctagaatggtttaaatgattttgggggtggtttttcgggtataagggtgtcttccgacgcatgtatcggatcggtctcttttgtactttgtttgtgggtctcaaaactttctccctgcaaaaggacaagagcgacaaatcatttttaaaaaatcgttccaggaacgttccaaacttcaaccagctttaagagtatattattaagtatagttaacatgcgttaaaacaagttcagacagaaatacttatacagaaaaaggtgcaaattaagactgaaacgtttgataatattgtatcacttaataaaacaataatcaaaatacaaccacattatgcatattgctcgtatagttttttatttttatttgaattttaacgagtacatctaaaatagttaacatttaataaaaaaattaatttaaaaaaatttttttgcgttgaatttttttcagatatattactattttgaagaaggaaacggaaaggtatcaatattaatgaaagttggaaatgcaacgaatcaaatattttcctttatgattaaacattataataacttttataggtcgaatttatctagtatatatatatatactagataaaagttcgaggtttaatggaggagttctcgcagtaatacaatctattttgtgAGGCTCTATAGGTTTAAAGTAGTATTTTAACGTCAAATTATAGgagatcaagttttaaaagaggagttctaggttctaattccgtaaaaataggtTTATATAGGCTGTATGAGTATTAAAAGAGacgctaaatttcgactcgggatccgaacgaattggtggatcgcctttgattgctggacgcctcccgtcaggcgggaaacaacgcgcacgacaacgagtttctctcgattatcgaggaactgcgcgaagccggtctgattataaattgatcgtCGTTGTCATCGCTGTAACCAGTATTGCTCGTGCGATGCTACGGAAatgtctatcaacaaattcggactacAGCTAGGAGGAGGAAGCGCCAGAGTGACGAGACAGAGCGGCGGAgtctcgaagaattacgtGCGCGAGAATTGTCTCTGCAAGGATGGTGGGGTTTTTAACGCCAAGTCACGCGTAATCAGACATCTCGCCGACCCTGAAGCGGACACCGACGCCGTCAACAAGCTGCATCTGGATCATCACTTCCAGCTTATGAGCGATCGTGCGAATCGAGATCGTATGCtccatgaaaattttaagcgagaagTACTTTCGCGACTCGAAGATTCGGAGAATACCGAGCGGACCTGGAAGAGGGACCACGACGATTACATCGAGACCAGATACGTGACGTTGGAACGCCAGATTCACGATCTGAGAGGTCTCCTCGACGAGAGTGTGGCGCTACTCGATGGAAAACTCGTCGATTGCGAGCGAGAGACGAAGAGTCTTGTCGAGCGAGAGATTCACAATCTTCGTAGAgctgtgagaaaaaatttcatcaaatactACGATGAGGCGAtgaagaagaagcaaaacgaATCGCAATGAGCAGGAAGGAAGCGGTGAGTCTGGAGAGGAGATCGCTCGTGGACGAGCTCCACGcaccggcgagaagaaactttacgcgtCGACCAGTTGTCGTGAAAGGATACGATGATTTATGGCAGGCTGACATTGTCGAGATGAGACCGTTTACAACAGAGATTTCCAACagagatttccaaaatcttgtcgagaaacacggcatcaatcattattcgacaTACTCGGTCATGAAGGCTTCGGTGGTGGAACGATTGAATCGCACGTTAAAGAACGAAATGTGGAAGTTTTTCACGCTCGCGGGATCGTACAGGTAGATCGACGATTTACCGCGATTGGTCTCGGAATACAACGGTCGTAAACATCGTACGATCGGTATGCGCccgatcgatgtcactcccGAGATCGCAAAGGGACTCTTGAGCACCGTgtacagtaatataaaaattgccgcgccggcgaaattcagggtgggtgatccggtgcgcgtgagcaaattcaaaactgtattcgagaaaggatacacaccgaattggtcgacggaggtgtttaagatcgccacggtgcaacgtaccaatcctgtgacgtatctgattaaagattatcgcgGAGATCCGGTCGCGGGAGGCTTTTACGAGTATGAATTGCTCAAGACCGCTCAACCCAacgtttatctcgtggagaaggTGTTGCGTCGAAAGGACGACAAGgtgtttgtaaagtggttgggattcgacaattcgcacaactcttagataaataaagacgatgtattgtaataaactgtgtatattttacattgtattataataaactattatacatatatacaatggtgttctttattactactacaatatgttacaatatatacatttaaaactaacaacgataataatacataaaatattaaactatataaattactacacattatttacaaatgtatctTGTGATGTCCCCATGGTAGAGTGTCGGTGGAACCGGATACGACGTGCCGCTTATCGTCGTACGGACTGAGCGCGAGCTTCGACTCCGACACGGTGTACACCTCGTGCATCTTTGAGCGGATGCACGATTGACGCCGCGTCAGCTCGATTTCGACGTTGAGACACCGAGTGTAGTCGTTGAACGTTATCGTTCTAGCGACTACACTCTTTTTTACACCTTTAATCTTTTTGGTGTCTTTTTGACCAGTGACTCTCAACGCGTACATCTTCGCTCTCAGTCCGACAAATTCCGTCATGATCGCGCCGTTATTCTCGTCTTTCATCAGACCGGGTACTTTCTTGTTGGCGCGCGGCATACCGTAAGCGTTGTCCTCGGAGTAGTCGCTCGTGTCAAATTTGGATATATAACGTTTCATATCCCGATACGCGTCCTCGCAGTGCAGAAAGTATATCAGACTGTCGGTAtcggtatacataattttgcaattgtcgcggtagagaggcgccatgtactcgtagtgaaactcgtacaagcaggtcttggatatgtcgaggatgcacatacccacgtagatcggcttgttgaatttcacttcgagtttTCGCAACTCTACGGCGATCAGATCCTCCGAGAACACGCTTCGGCTGTGGAAATTCGGTTTCGCGATCATAGCTTCCGCTCCGTACCGACCCTCCCACTGTGTAACAAGCCGGACATCCGTGtgatttcgcacattctccatggttttgccgaaaaccgcgttgttcatcaatttgtacaaatttttttcgaaatcattttttgCCCGTGTCCGAAACTGTGTATTCAGTTCTATGTATCCGCGGAGCCACggagattgcgcgaattgcagtacgcggtgaatctttgcaattcgcAGACCGTGTCGCACGCATTGTTGCAGATTACGATAGTGGATGACATAACGCTGCTTATCGTGCAGCGTTGCGAGTAACTTGAGCTCCCGCTTACCGGGCGGCTTATCGCGCGTCGGGCAGAACGGCAGGTCGGCGTGCGCGTCGTGAAGATTCACCGGATACTCGAGATCGACTTCCAGCACATAACCGGTAGCCGAATCGGATGCAACGGACATTACGTCAAAGCTCGCGACATCATCGACCCATCCAAATTTGGCGTAGGGCAACGGTTGACACATCGCCCACCCGTACAAGTTGTTTACATCATAGTACATTAGGTACGATGACGGTTCCGATGGGTCGTAGGATGGCATGTATTTGTTGTTGGCGGCGGCGTATCGGTTGGAGCATTGGCTGAGACCACCGCGTATACCGCGCTCGACAAACAGTACCATATTGATGTCCGTGAGCAACTCGAATTTTACACGCGTGTACTTCAACATGGCGTCCCACGTGTATCCCGGTAGAGTGTAATAATAAGCGGGATCTAAACCGTAACTCTTTATAGAcatgtttcgaaaattttgaaaaatatccgccaacaaaagaacgtctgttttcaaatacaaatcgcTGTATTGACCTAGATCTTCGATCGAAAATGTTTGCCAGAcgtttgtcgcgtgcgcgtaatcgctctcggataccgtttctccggtgagcgagctgtaaaacgattcgcgcgatggtaggcttgtgtcccggagcttgtcgacgctgtcgacgtactcgtagggaaacacgcctttccgagtaagcagattgaaattttccgcggataaatgtttgaattccgatcgtgaaatttttaattcatctacAGTTAAATAAGATGCCAATTTGTCGAGACTTGTACTGAGAAATCTGAACGAATCGATGAATCGTAATTTGAtgcaaattttggaattttgatcctcggtatctttaacattttttgtaaatgaaatgtaaCGTTCTTTCGTCAGCGGTAACAATTCGACGTTGCCTTCGAAAGCATTGGCAACGTCtttgattataaaatgcgcgtcgtaaccggataaattgtgaaatatcaccgggataacgttggagtctttgtaatttagattgcacgacgagtgcgcggcACCGCGGTAACGCCCGGTCAGATGACAATGATCGCGCACCTGCGTGTCGTCCGGTGTAAACGGTTTCTCGCACACGTGACACGTTACGGCGCTACGGAATTCCTCCGATTCCTCCCGCGTAAGATCCGCCATGGGGACGACGGTGGTGCGGATCGCTTTCACGCGGTGCGTCAAATTGTGCAGTTCGTTGACAAACCACGCTGTGCAATCCTCACCACGATATGACTTAAAACTAGAGAGCGAATTATCGTAAGCGCAACTTACATAATATCCTACGCTAAAGGCTCTGTGATGTTGGTAGGCGTAAGTAGTACCGTCCTGATCCTCCTTTTTCTCGAGCGTACATTCGAGATCGGCGTACACTACAAACGGAACCCGCTCCTTCCGATTGTAATTCCAGAACGTCAGCCACTTGTCGTCCTCGCTGGGGAGAACGACGGCGCAGTCGTTCATTTTCCCGCAGTCGACGCTGTGGACTGACAACTTCTCTCGTGTATAAAAGTAGTGTAGAcacctgtaataatttatttgattaaaactatgaataaaaaatattgatttattttatacgcatctttttttttacttaccgatcgcaaatgtactttttacatttgtgcATGCTCAGTTGTGAGCTCACCAACCGCGGCAGGTTCTTTATGCACGCAAAGTGTGCATCGTTGTTTTTACGCACGTAGAGCAGGTTGACGTGCTTCTCTTTTTTGTCGTCGGCGAGCCGCAGAGGGACGATTTTGGAGTCTTGGGTGGTAAAGACGTTGACGGAGATGGCGTTTAGTTTctcaaactttgatatttgtgGTAGCGTCACGGGGAACTCGATGCTGCACAGATTCAGCACCGTCGAGTAATGTGGGTATTCTATCGTTCTTTCCGGATGTTTTTCCGCTGGATATAG
The window above is part of the Linepithema humile isolate Giens D197 chromosome 8, Lhum_UNIL_v1.0, whole genome shotgun sequence genome. Proteins encoded here:
- the LOC137001573 gene encoding uncharacterized protein is translated as MNDCAVVLPSEDDKWLTFWNYNRKERVPFVVYADLECTLEKKEDQDGTTYAYQHHRAFSVGYYVSCAYDNSLSSFKSYRGEDCTAWFVNELHNLTHRVKAIRTTVVPMADLTREESEEFRSAVTCHVCEKPFTPDDTQVRDHCHLTGRYRGAAHSSCNLNYKDSNVIPVIFHNLSGYDAHFIIKDVANAFEGNVELLPLTKERYISFTKNVKDTEDQNSKICIKLRFIDSFRFLSTSLDKLASYLTVDELKISRSEFKHLSAENFNLLTRKGVFPYEYVDSVDKLRDTSLPSRESFYSSLTGETVSESDYAHATNVWQTFSIEDLGQYSDLYLKTDVLLLADIFQNFRNMSIKSYGLDPAYYYTLPGYTWDAMLKYTRVKFELLTDINMVLFVERGIRGGLSQCSNRYAAANNKYMPSYDPSEPSSYLMYYDVNNLYGWAMCQPLPYAKFGWVDDVASFDVMSVASDSATGYVLEVDLEYPVNLHDAHADLPFCPTRDKPPGKRELKLLATLHDKQRYVIHYRNLQQCVRHGLRIAKIHRVLQFAQSPWLRGYIELNTQFRTRAKNDFEKNLYKLMNNAVFGKTMENVRNHTDVRLVTQWEGRYGAEAMIAKPNFHSRSVFSEDLIAVELRKLEVKFNKPIYVGMCILDISKTCLYEFHYEYMAPLYRDNCKIMYTDTDSLIYFLHCEDAYRDMKRYISKFDTSDYSEDNAYGMPRANKKVPGLMKDENNGAIMTEFVGLRAKMYALRVTGQKDTKKIKGVKKSVVARTITFNDYTRCLNVEIELTRRQSCIRSKMHEVYTVSESKLALSPYDDKRHVVSGSTDTLPWGHHKIHL